The following coding sequences lie in one Lentilactobacillus sp. SPB1-3 genomic window:
- a CDS encoding SHOCT domain-containing protein: MHVEVKIPEHVIIDVDDAKIVITRLGVRSFLNRGQNGEQVIPLSSVIGINFKRSKLIAGQINFVTAAGNQKTNGFGALPGFSNGAFNKANNVVFREIHNDEIEQIKNFVEDYLLNHNSENKLSDADELKKFKALLDDGTITQKEFNNKKKQILDM, encoded by the coding sequence ATGCACGTAGAAGTTAAAATACCTGAACATGTAATCATTGATGTTGATGATGCTAAAATTGTCATTACTCGATTAGGAGTTAGAAGTTTTCTTAATCGTGGCCAAAATGGTGAGCAGGTCATCCCACTTTCAAGTGTGATTGGAATTAATTTTAAACGATCAAAATTAATCGCCGGTCAAATAAATTTTGTTACTGCTGCAGGCAATCAAAAAACTAATGGTTTTGGTGCCCTACCCGGATTTAGTAACGGAGCTTTCAATAAAGCAAATAACGTAGTATTCCGAGAAATTCATAACGATGAGATTGAACAAATAAAAAATTTCGTTGAAGATTATCTACTCAATCACAACTCTGAAAACAAATTGTCAGATGCTGACGAACTTAAGAAATTCAAAGCATTATTGGATGATGGCACAATCACTCAAAAAGAATTTAATAACAAAAAGAAGCAGATTCTAGATATGTAA